From Xenopus tropicalis strain Nigerian chromosome 3, UCB_Xtro_10.0, whole genome shotgun sequence, the proteins below share one genomic window:
- the fam174b gene encoding membrane protein FAM174B isoform X2, with translation MKVLLLSVLACLLLYNPALGIPVEKREMEHSTAATNVRNSTAEIPAPRDNSTAKVSRFNVIERYMPTIKNVFIFVCGLSTFLIVCLVIKIFRSGKRIRKTRKYDIITTPAERVEMAPLNDDNYEDEDATVFDIKYRYR, from the exons ATGAAGGTCCTGCTGCTCTCCGTGCTTGCCTGCCTGCTCTTATATAATCCAGCCCTCGGGATCCCCGTGGAGAAGCGAGAAATGGAACATTCCACCGCCGCTACCAATGTGCGCAACAGCACCGCGGAAATCCCCGCACCCCGGGATAACTCCACCGCTAAGGTGTCCCGCTTTAATGTCATAGAGAGGTACATGCCCACCATCAAGAACGTCTTCATCTTCGTGTGCGGCCTGAGCACCTTCCTCATCGTGTGCCTGGTCATCAAGATCTTCAG GTCTGGAAAAAGAATACGAAAGACTCGGAAATATGACATAATTACGACTCCTGCTGAACGGGTAGAAATGGCACCTCTAAATGATGACAACTATGAGGATGAAGATGCAACAGTATTTGACATAAAATACAGATACAG
- the fam174b gene encoding membrane protein FAM174B isoform X1 codes for MKVLLLSVLACLLLYNPALGIPVEKREMEHSTAATNVRNSTAEIPAPRDNSTAKVSRFNVIERYMPTIKNVFIFVCGLSTFLIVCLVIKIFRSGKRIRKTRKYDIITTPAERVEMAPLNDDNYEDEDATVFDIKYRYSR; via the exons ATGAAGGTCCTGCTGCTCTCCGTGCTTGCCTGCCTGCTCTTATATAATCCAGCCCTCGGGATCCCCGTGGAGAAGCGAGAAATGGAACATTCCACCGCCGCTACCAATGTGCGCAACAGCACCGCGGAAATCCCCGCACCCCGGGATAACTCCACCGCTAAGGTGTCCCGCTTTAATGTCATAGAGAGGTACATGCCCACCATCAAGAACGTCTTCATCTTCGTGTGCGGCCTGAGCACCTTCCTCATCGTGTGCCTGGTCATCAAGATCTTCAG GTCTGGAAAAAGAATACGAAAGACTCGGAAATATGACATAATTACGACTCCTGCTGAACGGGTAGAAATGGCACCTCTAAATGATGACAACTATGAGGATGAAGATGCAACAGTATTTGACATAAAATACAGATACAG